The segment CTTTTGCAGATGCTCTTCTAGAAGCCTTCAGCCTTATTTTGTAAcgagaaaataaaattaccaGCAGGAAAAAATATTCTCCCTAGGATATTAACCGATGGTTGATTGGTGTTGAAAACAAATTTAACCGATGGTTGACATATAATCACAATAAACAAATCATACGGCTGCCGTCTTTGAAGATTGAAAAGAAAtgaattaatataatttaatattagtGAATTGAGTATTTTGCATATGTAATCGAAACTCTTTTATATCATGGTTTGGTGTTcattttatactatatattaattacatAAACCGAAgctaattaaaaataagaatCGTGGGGAGCATACATTAAGCTTCTTACTTaagacttcttcttctactaACAACTTCATGCCCTCCAAATCCTTGCTCTCTCCAATGCCGGCAATCCCCAGatttattaattaagaaaatcctgttttaataataaaccgaactttaaaaaaaatatttgatcttCAACACGTAGAACTTCTGTTCGTGATCCTGTCCTAAGAtccattaattaatataatcCTGTTTTAATGATAAActgaactttaaaaaatatttgatcttCAAATAACAAACTCAACTTTAAAATCATTGAAAACGGGTAGCATTGTCGCAGAACGAGTTATTATATACTGCTTAACAAACCATTTCCCACATTTATTCATCTCTACATTTCCGAGTAAACCCTGGTTCTAGTGTTTCCTTGCAGCACAAGAGAATAAAAAGTTTTGCGTAACTTAAGAGACAATAGAAATGAAAGAGAAGGATCTTTTTTACCACACTATACTTGCTCGTAGCTTTAGCAAAAACGAGCAGAAGAGACTTGGCTATGGAGCTTTCGTTGCCTCTCTTTTCTTCGTGGTCACTCTTTGCACCATCTTTAAATCTTATCTCAGCCCATTACCAGCCAGTAAGTCCCTTTACAACGCTTTCAAAGCCCCAGAGAACGCAGAAACAACAACTAACTAaggttttttcttctttcttcagtGCGTATGCAATTATCAGTGGACACTGGTCTAAGGATGCTGAGAGTAACAGAAACGCATAAACCGCAAGCGTTTAACAGCAACTACACAACATCTGGAACTTCTGAGAGTCTCATTATCCCGACGACTCAAAATAACATTACATCAAATGCAACAAATACGCAGAGCTTAACCAGTTCTGAAGATGACAAGCTTAGTGTTTGCAGCGACACAAGCTTGCCCAAGAATCATCTTGATTCGTTTAACTGTACTACACCCACTTCAATCTCCAATGAACAATCTGTTGCAGGTTCACATTCTTaatttttgtctttgtttttaatcgttttaattaatttctaCATATTTTCATGATTATGAATATGTTTTATTCTTTTGGTGAACTTCCAGACGGTGATAAAATCGAGATAAAATGTAAAAAGCAATCAAGAACAGAGATATGCGAATTAAACGGCGACGTAAGGGTCCACGGTAAATCCGCAACGATTATTGCGGCGATCACGTCTGCGTTTGCGGGGAATACCACGTGGCAAATGAGACCTTACGCGCGAAAAGGTGACCTTGTGGCTATGAACCGCGTTAGGGAATGGACGGTGAAATTAACACAAAACGCCGATCAGTTAGAGAACGCCAATTTTTCATCGCGTTGCGTTACGAATCACAGCGTTCCGGCGATGGTTTTCTCTCTGGGAGGTTACTCGATGAACAACTTCCACGACTACACAGACATCGTGGTTCCTCTTTTCACGACGGCGCGTAGATTCAATGGAGAAGTTCAGTTCCTCGTGACGAACAAGAATCAACCGTGGATCAACAAATTCAAGGAGATACTGAGGAGTCTCTCGAACTACGAACTGATTTACATCGACGGAGAAGATGAAACGCACTGTTTCACCACCGTCGTCGTCGGTCTCAACCGCCATCAAGAGTACTTCAAAGAGCTGACGATCGATCCTTTTTCTTCCAAGTATTCCATGTCCGATTTCCTGAGGTTCCTAAGAGACACATACTCGCTGAGAAACGCCGCCGTGAGTCTGCGGCGGAAGCCACGGATCCTGATTTTGTCGAGAGCCAGATCGCGAGCGTTCACGAACACCGACGAGATCGCGAACGCGGCAGGAGAAATCGGATTCGAAGTCGTGGTGGCGGAAGCGAACACAGGCGTCGCGAGGTTCGCGAAGACGGTGAACTCGTGCGACGTGATGCTCGGCGTTCACGGCGCGGGGCTTACGAATATGGTGTTCCTGCCGGAGAACGCGGTGGTGATTCAGATTCTTCCGATCGGTGGATTCGAGTGGCTGGCGGATACGTATTTCGGGAGGCCGGCGAAGGGGATGGATCTGAGGTATTTGGAGTACAAGATCAAGGCGGAGGAGAGCTCGCTGATGCAGCAGTACGGTCGCGATCACGAGGTCGTTAGAGATCCATCGGCGGTTGCGAAACGCGGGTGGAATGCGTTCAAGTCGGCCTATTTGGTAGGGCAGAACGTGACCGTTGATATAAACCGGTTCATACCGGTTCTTGCTAAAGCTTTTGAGTTATCGCAGAGGTAGTTGGTACAGAATAAATACTTTACTTGTAGTCGGATCGGAATAATTATCTTGtaaacatttaaattaaaatttatcgATCTGATGTTCACTACTTCACTGTATGGTAAAACAACAGATCAAAACTTCAGAATCAAAGGAGATTTCTCACTTCATTACAAGACCTTAACAAAGATATACCTATACAGTCCCATTTTTGATGCAATTCCTGATATTTTATGAAAACCATCCCAAGTCTCAATCTCAGACACAATCTCTTTTTCATGCTTCGATATGAGAAACGCAGTAAACCTTAAACTCCACAGGTTCATCTCACAAGCCGGCTGTGAATCACACAAAAAGTAAGCACTAAGCGAAGTAGAACACTAATATCAATGTCAAAAGTCTGATTCCCTGCTATAGAAGTCAAGTCACCATTGGTTGCGAGTCAGAGTCGGCCTGATAAGTAAATTGGAAACTCGGAGATCTATAATGGGCCTTTTGGGCTTAATACAGTTTATACACAACAGGCCCGTTACTAACAAAGAATAGATTAGTTCGTGCAACCAAAGAGTACCCGTAAACCCTAGAGCGTCTCTTTCCACTGTACacaactgatctaactcatttTCCCTTTTAGAGATCAAATCAAATCTCGAGCTCTCTCCTCTGTAGTCTACAATGGCGACGGCACCCATGGCATCGAGACCCCGCGCATCCAAAACCGAATCCTTCGTAGACAACAAACGGAAAGAAGACATCCGCTCCGCCAACATCAACGCCGGCCGCGCCGTCGCGGACGCCGTCCGCACGAGCCTCGGCCCCAAGGGGATGGACAAGATGATCTCCACCGCGAGCGGCGAGGTCATCATCACCAACGACGGAGCCACGATCCTCAACAAGATGGACGTCCTCCAGCCGGCCGCGAAGATGATGGTCGAGCTCTCCAAATCGCAGGACTCGGCCGCCGGAGACGGGACCACGACGGTCGTCGTACTCGCCGGAGCCTTGCTCAGGGTGTGCCAGACGCTTCTAGGCTCCGGGATCCACCCTACCGTGATCTCCGACGCGCTTCACAAGTCCTGCGGGAAGTCCGTTGATATCCTAACCGCCATGGCTGTCCCCGTGGAGCTAACTGACAGAGACTCGCTCGTTAAATCGGCGAGCACGTCGTTGAACAGTAAGGTTGTTAGTCAGTACTCTACTCTGCTCGCTCCGTTGGCTGTAGATGCGGTTTTATCTGTGATAGATCCGGAGAAGCCGGAGATTGTTGATCTGCGTGATGTCAAGATTGTTAAGAAGCTTGGTGGGACTGTTGACGATACGCACACTGTTAACGGTTTGGTGTTTGATAAGAAGGTGAGCCATGCTGCAGGTGGACCTACGAGGATGGAGAATGCGAAGATCGCTGTGATTCAGTTCCAGATCTCGCCTCCCAAGACTGATATCGAGCAGAGTATTGTTGTCTCTGATTATACTCAGATGGATAGGATCTTGAAGGAAGAGAGGAACTACATCTTGGGGATGATTAAGAAGATCAAGGCGACTGGTTGCAATGTGTTGCTGATCCAGAAGAGTATTTTGAGAGATGCCGTGACTGATCTGTCGCTTCACTATTTGGCTAAGGCGAAGATCATGGTGATTAAGGATGTGGAGAGGGATGAGATTGAGTTCGTGACGAAGACGTTGAACTGCTTGCCGATTTCTAACATTGAGCATTTTAGGGCTGAGAAGCTTGGTTTTGCTGATCTCGTTGAAGAAGCGTCGCTTGGAGATGGGAAGATTTTGAAGATCACTGGGATTAAAGACATGGGGAGAACCACCTCTGTTCTCGTCCGTGGCTCTAACCAGCTTGTTCTTGACGAAGCCGAGAGGAGTCTGCACGATGCGTTGTGTGTTGTCAGGTGTTTGGTGAGCAAGAGGTTTTTGATTGCGGGAGGTGGTGCGCCGGAGATTGAGCTCTCGAGGCAGCTAGGTGCTTGGGCTAAGGTGCTCCATGGGATGGAGGGTTACTGCGTGAAGTCTTTCGCTGAAGCTCTGGAGGTTATTCCTTACACGCTGGCTGAGAATGCAGGTCTGAATCCTATTGCAATTGTGACTGAGCTCAGGAACAAGCATGCTCAAGGGGAAATCAACTCTGGGATCAATGTGAGGAAAGGGCAGATCACTAATATCTTGGAGGAGAACGTGGTGCAGCCTCTGCTTGTGAGCACCAGCGCAATCACTCTCGCAACTGAATGCGTAAGGATGATTTTGAAGATTGATGACATCGTTACTGTGAGATAGTGTGGTAGTTTCACTCTAAACGGGTCATCAGTACACTTCTCTTGCTCTATCTATCTAAGCTTTGTTTcctttttggtgttttgatgttcttttttttttgcaatggTTGAACTTAGAACCCTCGTTGCTTTCATCATGTTCTATtgcatcttttcttttttgtcagcGTTCTATTGCAGCCTAGTGATCTTCTTGTGGTTTGTGCTACTTTGTTTCTTTCTAGTGACTTTAAATATCAAgatttctctttttgtttcataTTGATTATGATTTGGGTTATAATGCAAAGTGGTTGAACTAGAACCAGAACTTCAATTGTGGGACAAAAAGCAGCGTAAGTGGCAATCATAGACGGTTACTTGTGTTTTTAATACAGTACAATCAGAACAACGTGCAAAATATCCGTAATAATTTTCTCTATTCAATAGAGACTACAAAGCAACACTGGCTCAAACAAAAACAGCATAATCCATGATTAATGTGGCTCTAGCAATTACTCACTAGTAACGAGTACAATCAAATTTGGAGGTTTTTAGACAGCAGCAGAACAAAATAACATTAGAGAACATAAATTCTTTAAAAGGTTCCTtatactaaaaactaaaaaaaagtaTCAGATAACAATACAACTCCATATGGTAAATTTGAAGTTGAAACTAGATTTCATGTACATAGTTATCAAAGAGTTGATGAAAGATAAAACCGAAAGCCATTTACCTTAAAATGATTTCTACATAGGCTCAAGTTTTAAGTCACCATAAAACAAGAGCAATTCTAACAAGGCTTGATCTCAAGTTCTAAAGTCATCCAATATAAGCTTCTGATTATTATCTTACTAGTTTGTTTCTTCAAGCCTGGGGTGCACGCACTGCTTTAACATATTTCTGCAATAGCAATGAAGAGCATATATATTAGCTAGCTGAAAAGAGATAACTAACTACATGCTTCATCAATCAAATGCTTTTACCTTTCTTATAGCATCAAACGTCCGTGCTCTCTCCTCTTTCCTTTCACAAGAACACTCTCCGCACCAGCTCGAGAAGTCCCTCTGAAGTCGTTTAAGCTCTCTAAACGCAGAGCTGCGtggaacaagaagaagaaaaagtctGATAAGAAACTGGAGGCAAGTTTAAATATCCATGTCAGTCCAGTCAAGAGGCAAGTTTTTCAATTGGTATACATACCTTCTGCACCACAGAACCATGTTGACCCTGTGTCCAGATGTTGTGGCTCTTGCACCATGGCGGTGGCGGCCACGGTGAAGTACAGCTTGCCCCGGTACATGACAATAATCAAATATCTCCTGCTTACGTATTGTTTCAATTAGCCATCAGCCAAGATATAAAAGGTTATACGAGAAGAAAGCAAGTAGCATACATCTGACTTAGTCGCTGTGTTAACATGTTTCTCACACCGTGTGCCTCGGAAAAACAACTCCCCTCCCACGAATTGGCTACCCAAACAAACATTCAGAGTTACTTCTGAATCATCCACATGAAAGCCtgcaaaacaaatttatataagaaCTGCTTATATTCCACTGAATTTAATAaggatttttgaaaattttctgcAGGGATAGGTCTCACCTAAATCAACATCCCTATCTTCACCATACTCAACAACAAACCCATGGTGAGAATCCAGACTTGCTCCACCAACATCATTGAAGAACACTACAAAACAGAAGACAGCAAGTAGCTTTTTAGCCCAGCAATTTTACATAACTAATGAAAACTTCTTAAAATACAGTCTATGTAATGGATTTTAAGTTATATATTGCCTTTGGAAATGGGACGTATAAAAGAATCCATGAGTTTGTCAAGCATGTTATCGAGGCCAAAGTCATCAAGCACAGCGCCGTATTTATTCATGGTGTTCGGCCTCATGATTCGGAATTTTGTCTCAGCCACCCACTTCTCAAAATTGTCTACCTGCATCGTCAAACAATTAATTAGTAtgaagaaacttaaaaaaaaggaaggatGCACTGAACATTAACCTCGGCAAGCATCATCTCGCAGAAGCTAGGGAGGAGCATGTCAAAGACAAAAACACCAGGAGACGGTTCAGATATGATGCTTCTGAAGCTATCCTCTGTATTGTCATTAACCGACTTTAGGAAAGAGGGAACGAAACATAATCTGGGAAACAGATTATACAGCTCCCTGTGAAGTGGCTGCAAGAGAAATAAAACACAACATTTCAAACTACTCTTCTGATGACTGGTGTGCAGCTTTAGATAAGAAACACAGTAAAGAAGGGGATTCACACACACCTGATAGTTTGATACTATCTTACTCCTATAGTCACTGTGCCTCTGAGCCTAGGGGGAAAACAAAAATGAACATACTTTGTAAAAGATATCATCGTAGAAGCCATGTCGGGTTAGGTTCAAAGCGATACCCATCTCAAAATTGAGACAAAAAAAAGGTCAAAGCTTTGAACTTTTTTACCCTGGAACGCTCTGCACTAGGGCAATGGCTGTGCATAATGTCAGTCATGAACCTCACTTTCTCTTCCCTGTCGGAGACAAGCAAGTCCGGAGGCAAGTACTTCTCCAGATTCTTGTAAACAGGATTAGGGAAATCGAGCTTCAGATCCTCGTAATTGTCCGGCCTTAGCTCGTTGTTAGGGTTCATCCTCAGTCTACGGCACGAAACCGTCGTAATAGCAGAAGCCGTCTGGTGAGAATTGGATCCGTTATTACCGTCCACAGTTGTCGTCGTCTCTTGTTGACCTTCTCGCCTGTCGCTTGACATTACTGTTGGGTGGGGGATGGAGGTAACGTAATAAACTTTCTTTAGCACATTTACATTCTAAAAGCCGAAACCTGGAATCTTATAAGAGAATCTGATTTTGGGACCTTTTTGCTATTTTGTTTTTGTGCTCTTTTGAGATCGATCTGTGGTGGATTGGGTGGGTTCCCGTTGAAGTTAGGGTTTTCTCCTGTGTTCgcttgaagtttttttttattattacctttttttccttcttttaaCTGCGCTCGTAACTTCTCTTCCCACGCTTTTAAAAAGGAGTTAAATGAGTGTTCAGCCCATTTTCAAGGCCCATGAGAAAAATACAGTCCGGTttcttggtttttgttttttggtcaaCACAGTCCGGTTTCTTGGTTTAAAACTGAAATTACTGGTATTTTGACAACAAGTTAAATGGACTTTTACTGAATCTGACACCAATAACCAGAATCAAAAagatcaattaaaataaaataaataaagtatttaattacatgttatatttcttaattttcttataGGATGTTCCCCATTTTTATGTATTCTCTTATGaattgctcaaaaaaaaaaagtattctcTTATCGAAACCAATATGGGTGTTTACgggaaataaaaaacaatatggGTCCAAGTGTCCAACTGAAAGCCcaataaaaattggtttaggCCTAAATTTGTTTCTAAAGCTGAAAAGATGTTCTCGGAGCAAACCAGAGAGGAGAGATGAAGATCCCCCCATCATTGACTTTGGAGTCTGTTTTGTTTAGTGTCAACACGTGCGACACATGTGACAGACTGTCCCCTTTCCAGCTTCGTGGTCTCTTCCTGCGCTCGCTGGCTTCCTTCGTCTCTCACTGTCTCTCGATCTCTCTGCCAAAACCTCCTGACCATCGATCCCTGTCTCCTCGGAAACATACAAATCTCGAGTATCTCTCTCTGCGGCTGAGAAGAAATGTGGAAGGAGGAATCCTTGGATTTAGTACTCGTGCCGTCGGGTCTAGCCGTGATGGTCGCTTACCATGTCTGGCTAGGCTACACCATTATCCACCGTCCCAAGCTCACTGCTGTCTCCCTCAACGCTGAGTCTCGACGACTATGGGTCTTCTGTATGATGGACGTACGTTAtctctcttctccttttttttcctcttttgaTATAATTAATACTCCTCAGCTAAGTGACGCTCTCTC is part of the Raphanus sativus cultivar WK10039 chromosome 5, ASM80110v3, whole genome shotgun sequence genome and harbors:
- the LOC108857488 gene encoding 2-oxoglutarate and iron-dependent oxygenase domain-containing protein CP2 produces the protein MSSDRREGQQETTTTVDGNNGSNSHQTASAITTVSCRRLRMNPNNELRPDNYEDLKLDFPNPVYKNLEKYLPPDLLVSDREEKVRFMTDIMHSHCPSAERSRAQRHSDYRSKIVSNYQPLHRELYNLFPRLCFVPSFLKSVNDNTEDSFRSIISEPSPGVFVFDMLLPSFCEMMLAEVDNFEKWVAETKFRIMRPNTMNKYGAVLDDFGLDNMLDKLMDSFIRPISKVFFNDVGGASLDSHHGFVVEYGEDRDVDLGFHVDDSEVTLNVCLGSQFVGGELFFRGTRCEKHVNTATKSDEIFDYCHVPGQAVLHRGRHRHGARATTSGHRVNMVLWCRSSAFRELKRLQRDFSSWCGECSCERKEERARTFDAIRKKYVKAVRAPQA
- the LOC108863153 gene encoding T-complex protein 1 subunit delta, coding for MATAPMASRPRASKTESFVDNKRKEDIRSANINAGRAVADAVRTSLGPKGMDKMISTASGEVIITNDGATILNKMDVLQPAAKMMVELSKSQDSAAGDGTTTVVVLAGALLRVCQTLLGSGIHPTVISDALHKSCGKSVDILTAMAVPVELTDRDSLVKSASTSLNSKVVSQYSTLLAPLAVDAVLSVIDPEKPEIVDLRDVKIVKKLGGTVDDTHTVNGLVFDKKVSHAAGGPTRMENAKIAVIQFQISPPKTDIEQSIVVSDYTQMDRILKEERNYILGMIKKIKATGCNVLLIQKSILRDAVTDLSLHYLAKAKIMVIKDVERDEIEFVTKTLNCLPISNIEHFRAEKLGFADLVEEASLGDGKILKITGIKDMGRTTSVLVRGSNQLVLDEAERSLHDALCVVRCLVSKRFLIAGGGAPEIELSRQLGAWAKVLHGMEGYCVKSFAEALEVIPYTLAENAGLNPIAIVTELRNKHAQGEINSGINVRKGQITNILEENVVQPLLVSTSAITLATECVRMILKIDDIVTVR
- the LOC108858087 gene encoding alpha-1,3-arabinosyltransferase XAT3-like, with the protein product MIMNMFYSFGELPDGDKIEIKCKKQSRTEICELNGDVRVHGKSATIIAAITSAFAGNTTWQMRPYARKGDLVAMNRVREWTVKLTQNADQLENANFSSRCVTNHSVPAMVFSLGGYSMNNFHDYTDIVVPLFTTARRFNGEVQFLVTNKNQPWINKFKEILRSLSNYELIYIDGEDETHCFTTVVVGLNRHQEYFKELTIDPFSSKYSMSDFLRFLRDTYSLRNAAVSLRRKPRILILSRARSRAFTNTDEIANAAGEIGFEVVVAEANTGVARFAKTVNSCDVMLGVHGAGLTNMVFLPENAVVIQILPIGGFEWLADTYFGRPAKGMDLRYLEYKIKAEESSLMQQYGRDHEVVRDPSAVAKRGWNAFKSAYLVGQNVTVDINRFIPVLAKAFELSQR